The Lancefieldella sp. Marseille-Q7238 genomic interval GCTCCGCCGCTGCTAGAGCCTATCTTTCGGGACGCGGGTTTGGCGGAGACGTCTGCAAGCGTTGGAAACTTGGCTATGCGCCAGGAAGAGGGTCGCTCGTAGCGCACCTGCGCGAGAAGGGCTTTACCGAGCGGGAAATGATTGCCGCTAACTTAGCTATCGATAGAAATGGCCGTACGACCGATTGGTTCTATGATCGCGTAATGTTTCCGATACACGATGAAAGAGGCCGCACCATCGCCTTTGGCGGGCGCGTTTTGGTGACAGCGAAAAACGCGCCAAAGTATCTCAATACGCGTGACACTGCCGTTTTTAATAAGGGTAAACACCTATTTGCATATGACAGAGCCAAAGAGACCATGGCAGCAACAGGCACTGCTATTGTGTGTGAAGGGTATACCGATGTTATAGCCATGCACGAAGCGGGGTTTACTAATGCCGTTGCGGCGCTGGGAACGGCGTTCAGGCTTGATCACGTCAAGCTCCTTGAACGGCAGCGAGTTAAAAAGATTATCTGCATGTTTGATGGAGACAGCGCGGGGCAGAGAGCTGCTTCTCGTTCAGTTCAGTTCATCGACAAAACATCGGCGGCGTTTTTGTGCGTTGTGTTGCCGGATAACCAAGATCCCATGGAGTTTTTGGCGGCGCATGGGGCCGAAGCTCTGCAGGCTCATCTTGACCAAGCGCGTCCGTTGATGGATTTTGTCTTTGAAAGCAAACTCGGTGAGTTTGATCTTTCTACGCCGGGCAGTCGCGTCGCGGCGCTTCATGCCATGGCCGAAATCCTCGCTCCGCTCAAGAAGTCAGTATTGCTTGATGAATATGCCTTGCGTCTTGCGGATGCCCTCGGAGTCAATGTCAACGATGCGAAACGCATCATCCGAGAAACACCGATACAAGAGATTCCCGAGCCGAACCGTTCAAATTTTCAACCAACACCGGCAGAGAGTCGTACGCGGCAAGACGGCGCTTCTCGCCAAGAGGTAAGCGCGCCGCCGGCGCCTCCGGACACCGCGCTACAATCGCTCTCCCATGATGACCGTATGCAGTTACAGTCCGAGCGGGAGCTTTTGTCTGCAATGGCGGCTCGTATTGACACGGTTCGTACCTATGGAAAGCGTATCGCGGAGCTTTCATGGGTCGACAGCCGCCATGAAGCTATGGCGTGGGCAATGCTTGCCACGCCCAAAGGAACCCCGGCGCCTGCTGTTATCGCCGCTGCCCAAGTAGTTGAGCCAACGGCTCCGCAGGTACTTTCGGGCGGGAAGGTGTTTTCTGCTGAGGGAATGAGCGAACAAGAGAAACTGAACCTTATCGTCAATACGCTGGAGTTTTTCTCACTTAAACGAAAAATGCGAGAACTTCGTCGTTTGTTGCAGCGGAGCGCTTCCGAAGAAACCGCTCCGCTGCTGCGACAAATCTCAGAGTTACAGAAGCAGATTAATGAAGCGGGCGAGCGATTGTCGGCAAATTGATATCTGTTTTGAAAGCCTGCAATTAATAGTTAGTAAATGGGTATACTGCTTCCAGTTGTTGCGTTGAAAGGACTTATGTGTCTGCGAAGAAGACAAAAGAGAGTGTCAAGCTTTCCGATGAACTGAGCAAAGTGGCAGATGAAATTATAGTATCCGTAAAGGATTCGGGTTCTGTCTCTGAAGATGACATTCAGGTATCCCTTCAAGAAATTGATGTTTCCGATGATGAGCTTTCCCAGCTTTACGAAACTATTCGCAGCAAAAACATTGAGATTACCTCAGCGGCTGATGTGTCCGCCGATTATTCTGATGACGTGTCTGATGATGACTTCAGCGGCTCAGATGATGATTTTGATGACTCGTCTTCTCTCGATGAGGATGAGGACGATGAAGACTCCGAGGCGCTCAATGAAGCGCGCCAGGTAAAAGAAGCGCTTCGTTCCGTTCCCAAGGCAAAAACCGCAAAGCCCAAGCGTTCTTCTCGCGCCCGTGCCCGCCGTGTCGATACGTCTACCGTCATGCTTACCGGAGATCCGGTGCGCATGTATCTGAAAGAAATCGGTAAGGTTGACCTCCTGACAGCATCTGAGGAAGTCGATCTTGCTATGAAGATTGAGGCCGGCACGGAGGCTTCGCAGAAGCTTGAAGATTTTGAGGACGGCAAAGCCGAACTGTCACGGGCAGAACAGCGGCGCCTTATGCGTATCGAGCAGGTTGGACTTGATGCGAAGCAGCAGCTTATCAGCGCAAACCTTCGTTTGGTGGTTTCTATTGCCAAGCGCTATGTGGGACGTGGCATGCTGTTTCTCGATTTGATTCAGGAGGGCAACCTCGGTCTTATCCGCGCTGTCGAGAAGTTCGACTACACCAAGGGCTTTAAGTTCTCCACATACGCCACATGGTGGATTCGTCAGGCTATTACGCGCGCCATTGCCGATCAGGCGCGTACTATCCGTATTCCCGTGCACATGGTTGAGACTATCAATAAGCTGATTCGTGTGCAGCGTCAGCTCTTGCAAGATCTTGGCCGTGATCCTACGCCGGAGGAAATCGGCGCGGAGATGGATATGTCACCCGATCGTGTGCGTGAGATTCAAAAGATTTCTCAAGAGCCGGTTTCTCTTGAAACGCCGATTGGCGAAGAAGAGGATTCGCAGCTTGGTGACTTTATTGAAGACTCCACCGCAATCGCTCCTCCTGATGCAGCCTCTGATTCTATGCTTCGCGAGCAGTTGGAACAGGTGCTTGACGGTTTGGCTGATAGAGAGCGCAAAGTTATCAAGTTCCGCTTTGGTCTTGAGGACGGCCGTCCGCGCACGCTTGAGGAAGTCGGCCGCGAGTTTGGCGTCACG includes:
- the dnaG gene encoding DNA primase, yielding MISDEDKEKVRQATDFVQLVGETVNLRQRGNEFWGCCPFHGEKTPSFKVNPQTGLWHCFGCSSGGDVFNYVQKRENLEFSDAVRYLADRAGITLSEEKKYSRGPRKNRLIECLTEAENFFHLMLMRGRGEGSAAARAYLSGRGFGGDVCKRWKLGYAPGRGSLVAHLREKGFTEREMIAANLAIDRNGRTTDWFYDRVMFPIHDERGRTIAFGGRVLVTAKNAPKYLNTRDTAVFNKGKHLFAYDRAKETMAATGTAIVCEGYTDVIAMHEAGFTNAVAALGTAFRLDHVKLLERQRVKKIICMFDGDSAGQRAASRSVQFIDKTSAAFLCVVLPDNQDPMEFLAAHGAEALQAHLDQARPLMDFVFESKLGEFDLSTPGSRVAALHAMAEILAPLKKSVLLDEYALRLADALGVNVNDAKRIIRETPIQEIPEPNRSNFQPTPAESRTRQDGASRQEVSAPPAPPDTALQSLSHDDRMQLQSERELLSAMAARIDTVRTYGKRIAELSWVDSRHEAMAWAMLATPKGTPAPAVIAAAQVVEPTAPQVLSGGKVFSAEGMSEQEKLNLIVNTLEFFSLKRKMRELRRLLQRSASEETAPLLRQISELQKQINEAGERLSAN
- the rpoD gene encoding RNA polymerase sigma factor RpoD; amino-acid sequence: MSAKKTKESVKLSDELSKVADEIIVSVKDSGSVSEDDIQVSLQEIDVSDDELSQLYETIRSKNIEITSAADVSADYSDDVSDDDFSGSDDDFDDSSSLDEDEDDEDSEALNEARQVKEALRSVPKAKTAKPKRSSRARARRVDTSTVMLTGDPVRMYLKEIGKVDLLTASEEVDLAMKIEAGTEASQKLEDFEDGKAELSRAEQRRLMRIEQVGLDAKQQLISANLRLVVSIAKRYVGRGMLFLDLIQEGNLGLIRAVEKFDYTKGFKFSTYATWWIRQAITRAIADQARTIRIPVHMVETINKLIRVQRQLLQDLGRDPTPEEIGAEMDMSPDRVREIQKISQEPVSLETPIGEEEDSQLGDFIEDSTAIAPPDAASDSMLREQLEQVLDGLADRERKVIKFRFGLEDGRPRTLEEVGREFGVTRERIRQIESKTLAKLRHPSRSARLKDYMEE